Proteins encoded by one window of Desulfomicrobium macestii:
- a CDS encoding type IV pilus modification PilV family protein: MRRDRIAAPKAMNGITQKERRSQGFTLIEVLVATAILGVGLMAVATLISRAAIQDSRAYHASRGSLLVEEVLEKATRAQYSPQAFRALTAMNASTVIDGIQFSMTCALAEDTPVERCRQMTCDLSFNNKGLNSTIRYIHVLSPKF, encoded by the coding sequence ATGCGCCGTGATCGGATCGCCGCCCCGAAAGCCATGAACGGCATCACCCAAAAAGAACGACGCAGCCAGGGCTTCACCTTGATCGAAGTCCTGGTAGCCACTGCCATTTTGGGTGTTGGGCTGATGGCCGTCGCAACCCTGATTAGCCGCGCCGCCATCCAGGACAGTCGCGCTTACCATGCCTCACGAGGCAGCCTGCTGGTCGAGGAAGTTCTGGAAAAAGCGACCCGCGCGCAATATTCGCCCCAAGCGTTCCGCGCCCTCACGGCCATGAACGCAAGCACCGTCATTGATGGCATTCAATTTTCCATGACCTGCGCCCTGGCCGAAGACACTCCCGTGGAAAGGTGCAGGCAAATGACCTGCGATCTGTCCTTTAACAATAAGGGACTCAACTCAACCATCCGGTACATTCATGTTTTATCTCCAAAATTCTAG
- a CDS encoding pilus assembly PilX family protein, which produces MFYLQNSRSGAHESGMVFILAIVTLALLGVIGLAAHETAHLNSLIAANDRDSKSAFFLAESGVNAGHEFLERAIADANSTFYDDGTSATNASVWEKKNSFNPDDYPIKWHRHGAAATHVRAGLIATGIVPGSAMQMASGYESTGRGAATGGTFATYLVRSHRQGLRGSAAEVDLGWWHINH; this is translated from the coding sequence ATGTTTTATCTCCAAAATTCTAGATCCGGTGCCCACGAATCCGGCATGGTCTTCATCCTGGCCATCGTCACCCTTGCCCTGCTTGGAGTCATTGGACTCGCGGCCCATGAGACCGCGCATCTGAACAGCCTGATCGCCGCCAATGACCGCGACTCCAAAAGCGCCTTTTTCCTGGCGGAGTCGGGCGTGAACGCAGGGCATGAATTCCTGGAAAGAGCCATCGCTGACGCCAATTCGACATTCTACGATGACGGAACCTCCGCCACCAACGCCTCGGTCTGGGAAAAAAAGAACTCCTTCAACCCCGATGATTATCCCATCAAATGGCACCGGCACGGGGCTGCGGCCACTCATGTCCGGGCCGGGCTCATTGCGACGGGCATTGTTCCGGGCAGCGCCATGCAGATGGCCTCGGGATACGAAAGCACTGGCAGGGGAGCGGCCACGGGCGGCACTTTCGCCACTTATCTTGTCCGCTCGCACAGACAAGGTTTGCGCGGCAGCGCGGCCGAAGTGGATCTGGGCTGGTGGCACATAAACCATTAA